One Tomitella gaofuii DNA segment encodes these proteins:
- the rsfS gene encoding ribosome silencing factor: MTATAEAASMARVAAAAAADKKATDVRILDVSERLVITDCFVIASAPNERLVSAIVDNVEEKLREAGHRPARREGVREGRWALLDYVDMVVHIQHDDEREYYALEKLWKDCPEVPLDGTAGQVESAR; encoded by the coding sequence GTGACAGCTACCGCCGAGGCCGCCTCGATGGCGCGGGTCGCCGCAGCCGCCGCCGCGGACAAGAAGGCCACCGACGTGCGCATCCTCGACGTCTCCGAGCGCCTCGTCATCACCGACTGCTTCGTGATCGCGTCGGCCCCCAACGAGCGGCTGGTCTCCGCGATCGTCGACAACGTCGAGGAGAAGCTGCGGGAGGCGGGGCACCGGCCGGCGCGCCGCGAGGGCGTGCGTGAGGGCCGCTGGGCGCTGCTCGACTACGTCGACATGGTGGTGCACATCCAGCACGACGACGAACGCGAGTACTACGCGCTGGAGAAGCTGTGGAAGGACTGCCCCGAGGTGCCCCTCGACGGGACTGCCGGGCAGGTGGAGTCGGCCAGGTGA
- the lepA gene encoding translation elongation factor 4 — protein MIRNFCIIAHIDHGKSTLADRMLQLTGVVEERLMRAQYLDKMDIERERGITIKAQNVRLPWTVTGGEFEGARRVLHLIDTPGHVDFTYEVSRALEACEGAVLLVDAAQGIEAQTLANLYLAMDKDLEIIPVLNKIDLPAADPDRYADEIGRIIGCDPADVLRVSGKTGEGVAELIDRVCERVPPPEGDPDAPARALIFDSVYDAYRGVVTYVRVVDGRIEPRAKIEMMANGTTHDLLEVGIVSPEAKATKGLGVGEVGYLITGVKDVRQSKVGDTVTTARGGAVEPLTGYREPQPMVYSGLYPVDGSDYPVLRDALDKLRLNDAALSYEPETSVALGFGFRCGFLGLLHMEITRERLEREFNLNLISTAPNVIYRVEQEDGTELEVTNPSFWPEGKLRAVYEPIVKVTIIAPSEFIGSIMELCQSRRGELGGMDYLSEERVELRYTLPLAEIIFDFFDSLKSRTRGYASLDYEEAGEQLSDLVKVDILLQGEAVDAFSAIVHKDAAYSYGNKMALRLKELIPRQQFEVPIQAAIGSRIIARENIRAIRKDVLAKCYGGDISRKRKLLEKQKEGKKRMKTIGRVEIPQDAFVAALSSEAGDKPKK, from the coding sequence ATGATCCGGAACTTCTGCATCATCGCGCACATCGACCACGGCAAGTCGACGCTGGCGGACCGGATGCTGCAGCTCACCGGGGTGGTCGAGGAACGCCTGATGCGCGCGCAGTACCTGGACAAGATGGACATCGAGCGTGAGCGCGGCATCACGATCAAGGCGCAGAACGTGCGTCTTCCCTGGACGGTGACCGGAGGCGAGTTCGAGGGCGCCCGGCGCGTGCTGCACCTGATCGACACCCCCGGCCACGTCGACTTCACCTACGAGGTCTCCCGCGCCTTGGAGGCCTGTGAGGGCGCGGTGCTGCTCGTGGATGCCGCACAGGGCATCGAGGCGCAGACCCTGGCCAACCTCTACTTGGCCATGGACAAGGACCTCGAGATCATTCCGGTGCTCAACAAGATCGACCTGCCCGCGGCGGATCCGGACCGGTACGCCGACGAGATCGGCAGGATCATCGGCTGCGATCCGGCGGACGTGCTGCGGGTCTCGGGCAAGACAGGTGAGGGCGTGGCCGAACTCATCGACCGCGTCTGCGAACGCGTCCCGCCGCCGGAAGGCGACCCGGACGCGCCCGCCCGCGCGTTGATCTTCGACTCGGTCTACGACGCCTACCGCGGCGTGGTCACCTACGTGCGCGTGGTGGACGGCCGCATCGAACCGCGGGCGAAGATCGAGATGATGGCCAACGGCACCACCCACGACCTGCTCGAGGTGGGCATCGTCTCGCCGGAGGCCAAGGCGACGAAGGGCCTCGGCGTCGGCGAGGTCGGCTACCTGATCACCGGCGTCAAGGACGTGCGCCAGTCGAAGGTGGGCGACACCGTCACCACCGCGCGCGGCGGGGCAGTGGAGCCGCTCACCGGCTACCGCGAACCGCAGCCGATGGTCTATTCGGGCCTGTACCCGGTCGACGGATCCGACTATCCGGTGCTGCGCGACGCGCTGGACAAGCTGCGCCTCAACGACGCCGCGCTCAGCTACGAGCCGGAGACGTCGGTGGCGCTGGGCTTCGGCTTCCGCTGCGGTTTCCTGGGCCTGCTGCACATGGAGATCACCCGTGAGCGTCTCGAGCGCGAGTTCAATCTCAACCTCATCTCCACCGCGCCCAACGTGATCTACCGGGTCGAGCAGGAGGACGGCACGGAGTTGGAGGTGACCAACCCGTCGTTCTGGCCGGAGGGCAAGCTCCGCGCCGTCTACGAGCCCATCGTCAAGGTGACGATCATCGCGCCGAGCGAGTTCATCGGCTCCATCATGGAGCTCTGTCAGAGCCGGCGCGGCGAGCTGGGCGGGATGGACTATCTGTCCGAGGAGCGCGTGGAGCTGCGCTACACCCTGCCGCTGGCCGAGATCATCTTCGACTTCTTCGACTCGCTCAAATCGCGCACCCGCGGCTATGCCAGCCTGGACTACGAGGAGGCCGGCGAGCAGCTGTCCGACCTGGTCAAGGTCGACATCCTGCTGCAGGGCGAGGCCGTGGACGCGTTCAGCGCCATCGTCCACAAGGACGCCGCGTACTCCTACGGCAACAAGATGGCACTGCGGCTCAAGGAGCTCATCCCCCGTCAGCAGTTCGAGGTGCCGATCCAGGCGGCGATCGGCTCCCGGATCATCGCGCGCGAGAACATCCGCGCCATCCGCAAGGACGTCCTGGCCAAGTGCTACGGCGGCGACATCTCCCGCAAGCGCAAGCTGCTTGAGAAGCAGAAGGAGGGCAAGAAGCGGATGAAGACGATCGGGCGCGTGGAGATCCCGCAGGACGCCTTCGTGGCGGCGCTGTCGAGCGAAGCCGGGGACAAGCCCAAAAAGTGA
- the octT gene encoding diglucosylglycerate octanoyltransferase, which produces MSVETITTVDDGRDERPVLLVLADSLSYYGPRGGLAADDPRIWPNLVAARLGWRVELVARVGWTTRDAWWALTQDPRVWAAVPRAGAVVFGVSGMDSLPSPLPTALREQIRYLRPEPVRRAVRAGYQFLQPRLARLGRPLALPPQLTAHYLEKCRGALAHLRPGLPVVATLPSRHICDAYGRVHAGRAGTVRAIEGWAGQHGVPLVDLGEATGAHVLAGRGNPDGIHWGFEGHQAVAEAMLAALGRITTVADASTAEGIR; this is translated from the coding sequence ATGTCGGTTGAGACGATCACGACGGTGGACGACGGGCGGGATGAGCGGCCGGTGCTGCTCGTCCTCGCCGATTCGCTGTCCTACTACGGTCCGCGGGGCGGGCTCGCGGCCGACGATCCGCGCATCTGGCCCAATCTTGTCGCCGCGCGGCTGGGCTGGCGGGTCGAGCTGGTCGCCCGCGTCGGCTGGACCACCCGCGACGCGTGGTGGGCGCTGACCCAGGACCCGCGGGTGTGGGCGGCGGTGCCCCGCGCCGGTGCGGTGGTCTTCGGCGTGTCCGGGATGGATTCGCTGCCGTCCCCGCTGCCGACCGCCCTGCGCGAGCAGATCCGCTACCTGCGGCCGGAGCCGGTACGCCGCGCCGTGCGCGCCGGCTACCAGTTTCTGCAGCCGCGGCTGGCGCGCCTGGGACGGCCGCTCGCGCTGCCGCCGCAGCTGACGGCGCACTATCTGGAGAAATGCCGTGGCGCGCTGGCGCACCTGCGCCCCGGCCTGCCGGTGGTGGCGACGCTGCCGTCGCGGCACATCTGCGACGCCTACGGACGGGTGCACGCGGGGCGGGCCGGGACGGTGCGCGCCATCGAGGGCTGGGCCGGGCAGCATGGCGTGCCGCTGGTGGACCTGGGCGAGGCGACCGGCGCACACGTGCTGGCCGGCCGGGGCAATCCGGACGGGATCCATTGGGGGTTCGAGGGCCACCAGGCCGTGGCCGAAGCCATGCTCGCCGCGCTCGGGCGGATCACGACTGTCGCCGATGCGTCGACGGCCGAGGGCATACGGTAG
- the holA gene encoding DNA polymerase III subunit delta yields MDGAAPATLHLVLGDEDLLIERAVGGVLAAVRAASGEGQNLQATRLRAGEVAVNELAEMLSPSLFAEDRIIVLDAAGEAGKEPAKLVADTAADLPDGVYLVVLHSGGGRAKSMVPALKKAGAQVHDCAKLKPQQRGDFVRGEFRSAGVRAAPDVVEAVLAAVGSDLRELASACSQLVADTGGRVDAAAVRKYYAGRAEVSGFDVADKAVAGDRAAALEALRWALQRGTAHVPLADALADAVHTIARVGAAGRGDPYSMAGSLGMPPWKIKKAQAQLRGWRPETIGRALQVVATLNGDVKGGSPEPDYALERAVLRVCELRGG; encoded by the coding sequence GTGGACGGCGCCGCTCCCGCCACCCTGCACCTGGTGCTGGGCGACGAGGACCTGCTGATCGAGCGTGCGGTGGGCGGGGTGCTGGCCGCCGTACGTGCAGCCTCGGGGGAGGGGCAGAACCTGCAGGCCACCCGGCTGCGCGCCGGCGAGGTGGCGGTCAATGAGCTGGCTGAGATGCTCAGTCCGTCGCTGTTCGCCGAGGACCGCATCATCGTCCTCGACGCGGCGGGAGAAGCGGGCAAGGAACCGGCCAAGCTCGTCGCGGACACGGCGGCGGACCTGCCGGACGGCGTGTACCTGGTGGTGCTGCACTCGGGCGGTGGCCGCGCCAAGTCGATGGTGCCCGCGCTCAAGAAGGCCGGCGCGCAGGTGCACGACTGCGCCAAGCTCAAGCCTCAGCAGCGCGGGGACTTCGTCCGCGGAGAGTTCCGTTCCGCCGGTGTGCGCGCCGCGCCGGACGTGGTCGAGGCGGTGCTCGCAGCGGTGGGGTCCGACCTGCGTGAGTTGGCGTCGGCGTGCTCGCAGCTGGTGGCGGACACTGGCGGCCGGGTGGATGCGGCGGCCGTGCGCAAGTATTACGCGGGCCGGGCCGAGGTGAGCGGATTCGACGTGGCGGACAAGGCCGTCGCGGGCGACCGGGCGGCCGCCCTCGAAGCATTGCGCTGGGCCTTGCAGCGGGGGACCGCGCACGTGCCGCTGGCGGACGCGCTGGCGGACGCGGTGCACACCATCGCCCGGGTGGGGGCGGCGGGCCGGGGCGACCCGTACTCCATGGCCGGGTCGTTGGGGATGCCGCCGTGGAAGATCAAGAAGGCGCAGGCCCAGCTGCGCGGGTGGCGCCCGGAGACCATCGGGCGTGCGCTGCAGGTGGTGGCCACCCTCAACGGCGACGTCAAGGGCGGTTCGCCGGAGCCGGATTACGCACTGGAACGCGCCGTGCTGCGTGTCTGCGAGTTGCGCGGCGGGTGA
- a CDS encoding NAD(P)H-dependent flavin oxidoreductase has translation MISTWLTERLGLDVPLVGAPMGGRAGGRLAGAVSRAGGIGMLGAARYTTPEWIAEESAAAREHGGGRLGIGLMTWSLDADDTLLTAALEQRPDLVSLSFGDPEPYVRRAHDAGALVCSQINSLEDLRVVESAGVDFVVTQGGEAGGHTGRVATLPLMQMVLEATDLPVVVAGGIGSGRGLAAVLAAGAAGALVGTALLASPEADGPEYSRRRVVSAGGTDTVYTDVFDRARSQPWPQRWGARVIVNDFTRRWAGRTGVADEELAESYDKDDPDLGVVNAGQAAGLVAAAEPAGDVVRRIAADAEELLARLG, from the coding sequence GTGATCTCGACGTGGCTGACCGAGCGGCTGGGGCTGGACGTGCCCCTCGTGGGGGCGCCGATGGGCGGCCGTGCGGGCGGCAGGCTCGCCGGCGCCGTGAGCAGGGCCGGCGGGATCGGCATGCTCGGCGCCGCGCGCTACACCACGCCCGAGTGGATCGCCGAGGAGTCGGCCGCGGCACGCGAGCACGGCGGCGGGCGCCTCGGGATCGGGCTCATGACGTGGTCGCTGGACGCGGACGACACGCTGCTGACCGCCGCGCTGGAGCAGCGGCCGGACCTGGTCTCGCTCTCCTTCGGCGACCCGGAGCCGTACGTGCGGCGGGCGCACGACGCGGGCGCGCTGGTGTGCTCCCAGATCAATTCGCTGGAGGATCTGCGCGTGGTCGAGTCGGCGGGCGTCGACTTCGTCGTGACGCAGGGCGGCGAGGCCGGTGGCCATACCGGCCGGGTGGCCACCCTGCCGTTGATGCAGATGGTGCTCGAGGCGACGGACCTGCCCGTGGTGGTCGCCGGCGGAATCGGCTCGGGCCGCGGCCTGGCAGCCGTGCTGGCGGCGGGCGCCGCCGGTGCGCTGGTGGGCACCGCGCTGCTGGCGAGCCCGGAGGCCGACGGCCCTGAGTATTCCCGGCGGCGCGTGGTGTCGGCGGGCGGCACCGACACCGTCTACACCGATGTCTTCGACCGCGCCCGCAGCCAGCCGTGGCCGCAGCGGTGGGGCGCGCGGGTGATCGTCAACGACTTCACCCGGCGGTGGGCGGGCCGGACGGGCGTCGCCGACGAGGAGCTCGCCGAGTCCTATGACAAGGACGACCCCGACCTCGGCGTGGTCAATGCGGGCCAGGCCGCGGGCCTGGTGGCCGCGGCAGAGCCGGCCGGCGACGTGGTCCGGCGCATCGCCGCCGACGCGGAGGAACTGCTGGCACGGTTGGGGTGA
- a CDS encoding helix-hairpin-helix domain-containing protein, which produces MRTSTSSQPSMDRLSGVTAGGPGGAPRPAWLDGDGRGVFGAGTRAVGASGLDVAGADVAGAEVADSDADRPPSPLPAGAAVRTRTGHRERWAARVPDRWRGTRFVVGRRGAVVLAVVGLLAAAAAGVGVLRDRPAALPVPEIAPATVALDGADPTGAGAPGGTAAGRAEPSSGASAASAQGKTAPAGERAAAVPEEIVVSVQGLVHHGGLVRLERGARVADALNAAGGPTEGADLLSLNLAQRLDDGDQVLVGVAPEDGGAPRLGSATIPAGAAAGSGGGSASASGSGAAAGAPVDLNTANRSALEALPGVGPVTAESILQWREQNGRFASVDQLTEVRGIGPATLERLRDAVTV; this is translated from the coding sequence ATGCGCACCTCCACCTCGTCACAACCGTCCATGGACCGGCTCTCCGGCGTCACAGCGGGGGGCCCCGGCGGCGCGCCGCGGCCCGCGTGGCTGGACGGCGACGGTCGCGGGGTCTTCGGTGCGGGGACGCGAGCCGTCGGCGCTTCCGGCCTGGATGTCGCAGGTGCGGATGTCGCGGGTGCGGAAGTCGCCGATTCCGATGCGGACCGGCCGCCGTCGCCGCTGCCGGCCGGCGCGGCCGTCAGGACACGCACCGGCCACCGGGAGCGGTGGGCGGCCCGCGTGCCGGACCGCTGGCGCGGCACCCGGTTCGTGGTGGGGCGCCGCGGAGCCGTCGTGCTCGCGGTGGTGGGGCTGCTGGCGGCGGCTGCGGCGGGGGTGGGCGTGCTGCGAGACCGGCCCGCGGCGCTACCGGTGCCGGAGATCGCGCCGGCGACGGTGGCGCTCGACGGCGCGGACCCGACGGGCGCCGGCGCGCCGGGTGGGACGGCGGCCGGCCGAGCCGAGCCGTCGTCGGGTGCCTCGGCCGCGTCGGCGCAGGGCAAGACCGCCCCGGCCGGCGAGCGCGCAGCCGCGGTCCCCGAGGAGATCGTCGTATCGGTGCAGGGACTCGTGCACCACGGCGGCCTGGTCCGGCTCGAGCGTGGCGCACGTGTCGCCGACGCGCTGAACGCGGCGGGCGGGCCGACGGAGGGCGCCGATCTGCTCAGCCTCAACCTTGCACAGCGGCTGGACGACGGCGACCAGGTTCTCGTGGGCGTGGCGCCGGAGGACGGCGGGGCGCCGCGCCTGGGCAGCGCCACCATCCCTGCGGGCGCGGCCGCCGGCTCCGGCGGGGGGAGTGCATCCGCGTCCGGCTCCGGGGCCGCGGCCGGAGCGCCCGTCGACCTGAACACGGCGAACCGGTCGGCGCTGGAGGCGCTCCCGGGGGTGGGGCCGGTGACGGCGGAATCGATCCTGCAGTGGCGTGAGCAGAACGGGCGGTTCGCCTCGGTCGATCAGCTCACCGAGGTCCGGGGCATCGGCCCGGCCACGCTGGAGCGGCTGCGGGACGCGGTGACCGTGTGA
- a CDS encoding DegV family protein has protein sequence MPVIVVTDSTAGLHGGPAGGDGLRIVPLHVLVGAEDYREGVDEVPPRPPKPDDYTSAGPSPGELERVYAEALDASGGDGVVAVHLSRALSGTWDAARQAADRLGPKVRVVDSGGAGMTVGMPVLEAARAAAGGASLDEVYETATAACARAFGVVYIHRLDDLRRGGRVGGAAMFVSSALSVRVLLRIGGGTLELRDKLRIPSKGMRKLVEHVVAELDAQPEGTRAEIAVQHWEAPDRADTLEHLLRERLGDEVTVHRGAFGPVLGLHLGPGAAGVSVLPGVH, from the coding sequence GTGCCAGTGATCGTCGTGACCGATTCGACGGCCGGCCTGCACGGCGGGCCCGCCGGCGGGGACGGCCTGCGCATCGTCCCGCTGCACGTGCTCGTGGGGGCGGAGGATTACCGCGAGGGCGTCGACGAGGTGCCGCCGCGCCCGCCCAAGCCCGACGACTACACCTCGGCGGGGCCGTCGCCCGGCGAGCTCGAGCGGGTGTACGCGGAGGCGCTCGACGCGAGCGGGGGCGACGGAGTCGTCGCGGTGCACCTGTCCCGGGCGCTGTCCGGGACGTGGGATGCGGCCCGGCAGGCCGCGGACCGGTTGGGGCCGAAGGTGCGGGTGGTCGACTCGGGCGGGGCGGGCATGACCGTCGGCATGCCGGTGCTCGAAGCGGCGCGGGCCGCGGCCGGCGGGGCGTCGCTGGACGAAGTCTATGAGACGGCCACGGCCGCGTGTGCGCGCGCGTTCGGCGTGGTCTACATTCACCGGCTCGACGACCTGCGTCGCGGCGGCCGGGTCGGGGGCGCGGCGATGTTCGTGTCATCGGCGCTGTCGGTGCGGGTGCTGCTGCGCATCGGCGGCGGCACGCTCGAGCTGCGGGACAAACTGCGCATCCCCAGCAAGGGCATGCGCAAGCTCGTCGAGCACGTCGTCGCCGAACTCGACGCGCAGCCGGAGGGGACGCGCGCCGAGATCGCGGTGCAGCATTGGGAGGCGCCGGACCGTGCGGACACGCTCGAGCACCTGCTGCGGGAGCGGCTGGGCGACGAGGTGACAGTGCACCGGGGCGCGTTCGGTCCGGTGCTGGGGCTGCACCTGGGCCCGGGCGCCGCGGGGGTGTCGGTGCTGCCCGGCGTGCACTGA
- a CDS encoding ComEC/Rec2 family competence protein: MAAVLLAACGFAAATAVRAHAVEANPIAGLFGENAHVTVRLDADPRRIGVEVGGGHGPPRVLARGELVSVRAGGRDRAATGAVVVFAPADGWSGLLPGQRVGFYGRVAAPDRRDLTVAAIRARGSPSSVSAPSWMQRVAAGVRSRFAELCSHTLGAREAGLVRGLVLGDTAGMSPQADQQFTTAGLTHLTAVSGSNFALVCGLVLLAVRPLGPRPAAVLTALTVVGFVVLVRPSPSVLRAAAMGLIGLLALVTGRRRQALPALGAAMLALLAWKPALSVDAGFAMSVAATAALVVVAPVWADRLRGRRGASATVQAVVVASAAHLVTIPVVAAISGGVSTVAVVANVLAAPAVAPATIAGAVAAALAGVWPWAAELAVACAGPPAWWLVHVAEWCAGLPWARIAVPDGAAGAVLSGAAIVGVCGWYGSRRFRWCAVVATAAAEAVWLPAHWTGFG, translated from the coding sequence TTGGCTGCGGTCCTGCTCGCGGCGTGCGGGTTCGCCGCGGCCACGGCGGTGCGCGCGCACGCCGTGGAGGCCAATCCGATCGCCGGTCTGTTTGGAGAGAACGCCCACGTGACGGTGCGCCTCGACGCTGACCCGCGTCGCATCGGAGTGGAGGTGGGCGGCGGCCACGGGCCGCCGCGGGTTCTCGCGCGCGGGGAGCTGGTGTCGGTGCGCGCGGGCGGCCGCGACCGCGCGGCCACCGGCGCCGTCGTGGTGTTCGCGCCGGCCGACGGTTGGAGCGGTCTGCTTCCGGGACAGCGGGTCGGCTTCTACGGCCGGGTCGCTGCGCCCGACCGCCGTGACCTCACCGTGGCGGCCATCCGCGCCCGCGGATCCCCGAGCTCGGTCAGCGCGCCGTCGTGGATGCAGCGTGTCGCGGCCGGCGTCCGATCCCGCTTCGCCGAACTCTGTTCGCATACGCTCGGCGCCCGCGAGGCGGGGCTCGTGCGCGGCCTGGTGCTCGGTGACACGGCGGGAATGTCACCGCAGGCCGACCAGCAGTTCACGACGGCGGGGCTCACCCACCTCACCGCGGTGTCCGGAAGCAACTTCGCGTTGGTGTGCGGGCTGGTGCTGCTGGCGGTGCGTCCGCTGGGCCCGCGGCCCGCCGCGGTGCTCACCGCGCTCACGGTGGTGGGGTTCGTCGTGCTCGTCCGCCCGTCGCCCAGCGTCCTGCGCGCGGCGGCGATGGGGCTGATCGGGCTGCTCGCTCTGGTGACCGGGCGGCGCAGACAGGCGCTTCCTGCTCTCGGCGCGGCGATGCTCGCGCTGTTGGCTTGGAAACCGGCGTTGTCCGTGGATGCGGGGTTCGCCATGTCGGTCGCCGCCACCGCGGCTCTCGTGGTGGTGGCGCCGGTGTGGGCGGACCGTCTGCGTGGCCGCCGCGGGGCGTCCGCCACCGTGCAGGCGGTGGTGGTGGCATCGGCGGCCCATCTGGTCACGATTCCGGTGGTGGCCGCGATCTCCGGCGGGGTGAGCACCGTGGCCGTCGTGGCCAATGTGCTGGCGGCGCCCGCGGTGGCGCCGGCGACGATCGCGGGCGCGGTGGCGGCGGCGCTCGCGGGCGTCTGGCCGTGGGCGGCGGAGCTGGCGGTGGCGTGTGCGGGTCCGCCGGCATGGTGGCTGGTCCACGTGGCCGAGTGGTGCGCCGGGCTGCCGTGGGCGCGGATCGCGGTCCCCGATGGCGCCGCCGGCGCGGTGCTGAGCGGGGCGGCGATCGTCGGCGTCTGCGGCTGGTACGGCAGCCGCCGATTCCGGTGGTGCGCGGTGGTGGCCACGGCAGCGGCAGAGGCGGTGTGGTTGCCCGCGCACTGGACGGGATTCGGGTGA
- the nadD gene encoding nicotinate-nucleotide adenylyltransferase, with product MESSPGGRRRRLGVMGGTFDPIHHGHLVAASEVAGLFDLDEVVFVPTGNPWQKASRRVSQPEDRYLMTVIATASNPRFSVSRVDIDRPGTTFTVDTLRDLRAQHGDADLYFITGADAISTILTWQRWEELFELAKFVGVTRPGYDLDVGPLEEMLRGRPEDTVSVVEVPALAISSTECRERAARSRPVWYLVPDGVVQYIAKRNLYRPAHAVRADGTARTSAPRLAGPHTTADTGENHS from the coding sequence ATGGAATCCTCACCCGGCGGACGCAGGCGACGGCTGGGCGTCATGGGCGGCACCTTCGACCCGATCCACCACGGCCATCTGGTGGCGGCCAGCGAGGTGGCCGGCCTGTTCGATCTCGACGAGGTGGTCTTCGTGCCCACCGGCAACCCGTGGCAGAAGGCGTCGCGCCGGGTCAGCCAGCCGGAGGACCGCTACCTGATGACGGTCATCGCCACCGCGTCGAACCCCCGCTTCTCGGTCAGCCGCGTGGACATCGACCGCCCGGGCACCACCTTCACGGTCGATACCCTCCGCGACCTGCGCGCCCAGCACGGCGACGCGGACCTGTACTTCATCACCGGGGCCGACGCGATCTCGACGATCCTGACCTGGCAACGTTGGGAGGAACTGTTCGAGCTGGCCAAGTTCGTCGGCGTCACCCGTCCCGGCTACGACCTCGATGTGGGTCCGCTCGAGGAGATGCTGCGCGGTCGGCCCGAAGACACGGTCAGCGTGGTCGAGGTCCCGGCCTTGGCGATATCCTCGACGGAGTGCCGGGAGCGTGCGGCGCGGTCCCGGCCCGTCTGGTACCTCGTGCCCGACGGTGTCGTGCAGTACATCGCCAAGCGCAACCTGTACCGTCCCGCACACGCCGTCCGCGCGGACGGCACCGCCCGCACCTCGGCACCGCGCCTTGCCGGGCCGCACACCACCGCCGACACAGGGGAGAACCACTCGTGA
- a CDS encoding histidine phosphatase family protein, with amino-acid sequence MTERRVVLLRHGQTEHNAESRMQGQLDTALSDLGGRQARAAGVAFAAMRPHAIVASDLHRAYDTALAVGAATGVAVQTDPRLRETHLGEWQGRTHYEVDAVYPGARDHWRADATWAPPGGESRVHVAARAVPVIEEFVAQIDRSGTWADRPLLVVAHGGVIAAVTAALLGLPVDTWPVIGGIGNTGWTELTSRRGRSSPPWRLNVWNADAGSGADDVG; translated from the coding sequence GTGACAGAACGCAGGGTGGTCCTGCTGCGTCACGGCCAGACCGAGCACAACGCCGAAAGCCGCATGCAGGGCCAGCTGGACACTGCGCTGTCGGACCTGGGCGGGCGCCAGGCGCGCGCGGCCGGCGTGGCGTTCGCGGCGATGCGCCCGCACGCCATCGTCGCTTCCGACCTGCACCGGGCCTACGACACCGCGCTCGCGGTGGGCGCGGCCACGGGCGTCGCGGTGCAGACGGATCCCCGGTTGCGTGAGACGCACCTGGGCGAGTGGCAGGGGCGCACCCACTACGAGGTGGACGCCGTGTACCCGGGCGCGCGGGACCACTGGCGCGCGGACGCCACCTGGGCCCCGCCCGGCGGCGAGTCGCGGGTCCACGTGGCCGCGCGCGCGGTGCCGGTGATCGAGGAGTTCGTCGCGCAGATCGACCGCAGCGGTACGTGGGCGGACCGGCCCTTGCTGGTGGTGGCGCACGGCGGGGTGATCGCGGCGGTGACCGCGGCGTTGCTGGGGCTGCCGGTGGACACCTGGCCGGTGATCGGCGGCATCGGCAACACCGGCTGGACCGAACTGACTTCGCGGAGAGGGCGGTCGTCGCCGCCGTGGCGGTTGAACGTGTGGAACGCGGATGCGGGGAGCGGTGCGGACGATGTCGGTTGA
- the rpsT gene encoding 30S ribosomal protein S20: MANIKSQKKRILTNERDRLRNQSVKASLRTAIRKFRGAVAAGDKDAAQTLLVSTSRDLDKAAAKGVIHRNQAANKKSAMAKATQQLGA, from the coding sequence GTGGCCAACATCAAGTCCCAGAAGAAGCGGATCCTGACGAACGAGCGCGACCGTCTCCGCAACCAGTCGGTGAAGGCATCGCTGCGCACCGCCATCCGCAAGTTCCGCGGCGCGGTGGCGGCCGGCGACAAGGACGCCGCTCAGACGCTGCTCGTCAGCACCAGCCGTGACCTGGACAAGGCCGCCGCCAAGGGCGTCATCCACCGCAACCAGGCCGCCAACAAGAAGTCGGCGATGGCGAAGGCCACCCAGCAGCTCGGAGCCTGA